The Elusimicrobiota bacterium genome window below encodes:
- the nadA gene encoding quinolinate synthase NadA — translation MSVAGRALDAEVDRLAEKLGELGYSETELERLAEKTLRVAALKKEKDAVVPAHVYQRPEVLAGVADMTGDSYRLAKLCRGVPQKRIVFCGVRFMAETAKILSPEKEVLLPAPDAGCSLADAITAADVRKLKAAHPGAPVVCYINTTAEVKAECDCVVTSANAPKILARLYKEHKKIVFVPDEWMGLNLARQLGKKPGQELVVWKGKCIVHENFDDASVKLYRKTYPGVRILAHTECGPALVKRVDFAGGTGDMMKYLRENDAPFYMLMTECGLGDLARTEFPEKRFIPMCRLCPYMKMTDLDRIIAVLEKPSARQRIEVNPAIAAKAKKALERMFKLAE, via the coding sequence GTGAGCGTCGCCGGCCGCGCGCTCGACGCCGAGGTCGACCGTCTCGCGGAGAAGCTCGGGGAGCTCGGCTACTCCGAGACGGAGCTCGAGCGCCTCGCCGAGAAGACCCTGCGCGTGGCCGCGCTCAAGAAGGAGAAGGACGCCGTCGTCCCCGCCCACGTCTACCAGCGGCCCGAGGTCCTCGCGGGCGTCGCCGACATGACGGGCGACTCCTACCGCCTCGCCAAGCTCTGCCGCGGCGTGCCCCAGAAGCGCATCGTCTTCTGCGGAGTGCGCTTCATGGCCGAGACCGCGAAGATCCTCAGCCCGGAGAAAGAGGTGCTCCTCCCGGCTCCCGACGCGGGCTGCTCGCTCGCCGACGCGATCACGGCGGCCGACGTCCGGAAGCTCAAGGCCGCGCACCCCGGCGCCCCGGTCGTCTGCTACATCAACACGACCGCCGAGGTGAAGGCCGAGTGCGACTGCGTCGTCACGAGCGCCAACGCGCCGAAGATCCTCGCGCGGCTCTACAAGGAGCACAAAAAGATCGTCTTCGTGCCCGACGAATGGATGGGCCTGAACCTCGCCCGCCAGCTCGGCAAGAAGCCGGGCCAGGAGCTCGTCGTCTGGAAGGGCAAGTGCATCGTGCACGAGAACTTCGACGACGCCTCCGTGAAGCTCTACCGGAAGACCTACCCCGGCGTGCGGATCCTGGCCCACACCGAGTGCGGCCCGGCGCTCGTGAAGCGCGTGGACTTCGCCGGCGGCACCGGCGACATGATGAAGTACCTCCGGGAGAACGACGCGCCCTTCTACATGCTCATGACGGAGTGCGGGCTCGGCGACCTCGCCCGCACCGAGTTCCCCGAGAAGCGCTTCATCCCCATGTGCCGGCTCTGCCCCTACATGAAGATGACCGACCTCGACCGCATCATCGCCGTCCTCGAGAAGCCCTCCGCGCGCCAGCGCATAGAGGTGAACCCCGCGATCGCCGCGAAGGCCAAGAAGGCGCTGGAGAGGATGTTCAAATTAGCTGAGTAG
- a CDS encoding FecR domain-containing protein, whose amino-acid sequence MKRSILVLPLLLAHALASGAGGPDPRFAAAAREAEVRLAAAQSSDAKDPAAAARLASLRAWRDALRVSAVRATPADTLTLVTASRGSAWLLRGGQRLPPRETALLREGDGLFTGPDGRVELRFEDGSRLVAAPSCELSFARLPRPGAPATTLRLSSGRVYWEVGTQLQGRAELQAGAASARLASGAVEAAALADGRLELRGVDGTTELRARAVPSADAWWDSGNP is encoded by the coding sequence ATGAAACGGTCCATCCTGGTCCTCCCGCTCCTGCTCGCGCACGCGCTCGCGTCCGGAGCCGGCGGACCGGACCCGCGCTTCGCCGCGGCCGCGCGCGAGGCCGAGGTGCGCCTGGCCGCCGCGCAGTCGTCCGACGCCAAGGACCCCGCCGCCGCCGCCCGCCTCGCATCCCTGCGCGCCTGGCGCGACGCCCTGCGCGTCTCCGCGGTCCGGGCCACGCCGGCCGACACGCTGACGCTGGTCACGGCCTCGCGGGGCTCGGCCTGGCTCCTGCGCGGCGGCCAACGGCTGCCCCCTAGGGAAACGGCCCTCCTCCGGGAAGGGGACGGGCTGTTCACGGGCCCGGACGGCCGCGTGGAGCTCCGCTTCGAGGACGGCAGCCGTCTCGTCGCGGCCCCCTCCTGCGAGCTCTCCTTCGCCCGCCTTCCCCGCCCCGGCGCCCCCGCGACGACGCTCCGCCTCTCGTCGGGACGCGTCTACTGGGAGGTCGGGACGCAGCTGCAGGGCCGTGCGGAGCTCCAGGCCGGCGCCGCGAGCGCGCGGCTCGCCTCCGGCGCGGTCGAGGCCGCCGCGCTGGCCGACGGCCGCCTCGAGCTGCGCGGCGTCGACGGCACGACGGAACTGCGCGCGCGCGCCGTCCCCTCCGCGGACGCCTGGTGGGATTCCGGGAATCCCTGA
- the sufB gene encoding Fe-S cluster assembly protein SufB, with amino-acid sequence MSAKDISDLKDDYQSKYGFKDPEALVFKARKGLNREVVEDISARKKEPAWMLEFRLRALETFLKKPMPRWGNCGLLDSIQFEEIFYYLKPSEGSAKNWEDVPEYIKNTFEKLGIPEAERKFLAGVTAQYESEAVYHQVHSELTKQGVIFMDMDTGLREHPELVRKYFATVVPPQDNKFSALNSAVWSGGSFIYIPKGAKVTMPLQAYFRINAERSGQFERTLIIADEGSSVHYIEGCTAPTYAADALHAAVVEVIALKGAHIRYTTIQNWSNNVYNLVTKRAQAHEDAFVEWVDGNIGSKLTMKFPAVHLVGPRARADILSVAFAGKGQHQDTGGKLVFAAPDTSGTILSKSISKDGGRASYRGLVKVMPKAVGAKVNVRCDALLLDERSRSDTYPTMEIGNERCTVGHEASVSKIGEEQLFYLMSRGLKENDAVAMVVNGFFEAFSKELPLEYAVELNRLIQLEMEGSVG; translated from the coding sequence ATGTCGGCCAAGGACATCTCGGACCTCAAGGACGACTATCAGTCCAAGTACGGGTTCAAGGACCCGGAGGCCCTCGTCTTCAAGGCCCGCAAGGGCCTGAACCGGGAGGTCGTCGAGGACATCTCGGCGCGCAAGAAGGAGCCGGCGTGGATGCTCGAGTTCCGCCTGCGCGCCCTCGAGACCTTCCTCAAGAAGCCCATGCCGCGCTGGGGAAACTGCGGCCTCCTCGACTCGATCCAGTTCGAGGAGATCTTCTACTACCTCAAGCCCTCCGAGGGCTCGGCGAAGAACTGGGAGGACGTCCCCGAGTACATCAAGAACACCTTCGAGAAGCTCGGCATCCCCGAGGCCGAGCGGAAGTTCCTCGCCGGCGTCACCGCGCAGTACGAGTCGGAGGCCGTCTACCACCAGGTCCACTCCGAGCTCACCAAGCAGGGCGTCATCTTCATGGACATGGACACGGGCCTGCGCGAGCACCCGGAGCTCGTGCGCAAGTACTTCGCGACCGTCGTCCCGCCCCAGGACAACAAGTTTTCCGCGCTCAACTCGGCGGTCTGGTCGGGCGGCTCCTTCATCTACATCCCCAAGGGGGCGAAGGTGACCATGCCCCTGCAGGCCTACTTCCGCATCAACGCCGAGCGCTCCGGTCAGTTCGAGCGCACCCTCATCATCGCCGACGAGGGCTCGAGCGTCCACTACATCGAGGGGTGTACCGCCCCCACCTACGCGGCCGACGCGCTGCACGCGGCCGTCGTCGAGGTCATCGCGCTCAAGGGCGCCCACATCCGCTACACGACCATCCAGAACTGGTCGAACAACGTCTACAACCTCGTCACCAAGCGCGCGCAGGCGCACGAGGACGCCTTCGTCGAGTGGGTCGACGGGAACATCGGCTCGAAGCTCACGATGAAGTTCCCGGCGGTCCACCTCGTCGGCCCCCGCGCCCGCGCCGACATCCTCTCCGTCGCGTTCGCCGGCAAGGGCCAGCACCAGGACACCGGCGGCAAGCTCGTCTTCGCCGCGCCCGACACCTCGGGGACCATCCTCTCGAAGTCCATCAGCAAGGACGGCGGGCGGGCCTCCTACCGCGGCCTCGTGAAGGTGATGCCCAAGGCCGTCGGCGCGAAGGTCAACGTGCGCTGCGACGCCCTGCTCCTCGACGAGCGCTCCCGCTCGGACACCTACCCCACGATGGAGATCGGCAACGAGCGCTGCACGGTCGGCCACGAGGCCTCGGTCTCCAAGATCGGCGAGGAGCAGCTCTTCTACCTGATGAGCCGCGGCCTCAAGGAGAACGACGCCGTGGCGATGGTCGTCAACGGCTTCTTCGAGGCCTTCTCCAAGGAGCTGCCGCTCGAGTACGCCGTCGAGCTCAACCGCCTCATCCAGCTCGAGATGGAGGGCTCCGTCGGCTGA
- a CDS encoding flavodoxin family protein, whose protein sequence is MKALAINGSPRKGGNTELLLKKALAPLAAAGWKTEFVQLGGQAVRGCAACYKCFEKKDGRCSQTKDSVNGIIAKMTEADAILIGSPTYFTDVTAEAKALLDRAGLVGLANGGFWRGKIGAAVVAVRRGGGTHAFDTINHMFLMSGAVIPGSTYWNLGFGLDKGDADKDEEAARNMDDLGRHIAWLGEAMARHAKTTPRPEPSLLRE, encoded by the coding sequence ATGAAAGCCCTCGCGATCAACGGCAGTCCCCGCAAAGGAGGCAACACCGAGCTCCTCCTCAAGAAGGCCCTCGCGCCGCTCGCGGCCGCGGGCTGGAAGACCGAGTTCGTCCAGCTCGGCGGCCAGGCCGTGCGCGGCTGCGCGGCCTGCTACAAGTGCTTCGAGAAGAAGGACGGCCGCTGCAGCCAGACCAAGGACTCCGTCAACGGCATCATCGCGAAGATGACGGAGGCCGACGCCATCCTCATCGGCTCCCCCACCTACTTCACCGACGTGACGGCGGAGGCCAAGGCCCTGCTCGACCGCGCCGGCCTCGTGGGCCTGGCCAACGGCGGGTTCTGGCGCGGCAAGATCGGAGCGGCCGTGGTGGCCGTGCGCCGCGGCGGCGGCACGCACGCCTTCGACACCATCAACCACATGTTCCTGATGTCCGGCGCCGTCATCCCCGGCTCCACCTACTGGAACCTCGGCTTCGGCCTCGACAAGGGCGACGCCGACAAGGACGAGGAAGCCGCCCGCAACATGGACGACCTGGGCCGGCACATCGCCTGGCTCGGGGAAGCCATGGCCCGCCACGCGAAGACGACCCCGCGTCCGGAGCCGTCCCTCTTAAGGGAATAG
- a CDS encoding glycerophosphodiester phosphodiesterase family protein, with translation MRVIAHRGASAYFPENTLRAFRAALDLGAAAVEFDVQQTKDGELVVLHDPELARLSGAPGAVGRLSAAELLRRDVGRWLSPRFAGTRVPLLKEVLDLLLRARVEVHLEVKHGPTPYEGIERRVQAELARRPTARHLTVVSSFHHPSLKALRALDPELRLGWLAGRQTPEEAAAGAADIGCESLHISRQQADARWVRCARAQGLKLLVYTVDDPAEAGRLKALGVEGVFSNQPDLLRPPDKVGGSA, from the coding sequence GTGAGAGTCATCGCGCATCGGGGCGCCAGCGCCTATTTCCCAGAGAACACGCTGCGGGCCTTCCGCGCCGCCCTCGACCTGGGCGCCGCGGCCGTCGAGTTCGACGTCCAGCAGACGAAGGACGGCGAGCTGGTCGTCCTCCATGACCCCGAGCTCGCGCGCCTGAGCGGGGCGCCCGGCGCCGTGGGCCGCCTGAGCGCCGCCGAGCTCCTGCGCCGCGACGTGGGACGCTGGCTCTCCCCGCGTTTCGCCGGGACCCGGGTCCCGCTCCTCAAGGAGGTCCTCGACCTTCTCCTGCGCGCCCGCGTCGAGGTCCACCTCGAGGTCAAGCACGGCCCGACCCCCTACGAGGGCATCGAGCGCCGCGTCCAGGCCGAGCTCGCCCGACGGCCCACCGCCCGGCATCTCACCGTCGTCTCGAGCTTCCACCATCCCTCGCTCAAGGCCCTGCGCGCCCTCGACCCCGAGCTCCGGCTCGGCTGGCTGGCCGGCCGCCAGACCCCGGAGGAGGCCGCCGCCGGCGCCGCGGACATCGGCTGCGAGAGCCTCCACATCAGCCGCCAGCAGGCCGACGCGCGCTGGGTGCGCTGCGCGCGCGCCCAGGGGCTCAAGCTCCTCGTCTACACGGTCGACGATCCCGCCGAAGCCGGGCGCCTGAAGGCGCTCGGGGTCGAGGGCGTCTTCTCGAACCAGCCCGACCTCCTTCGCCCGCCCGACAAGGTGGGGGGGAGCGCGTGA
- the sufD gene encoding Fe-S cluster assembly protein SufD: protein METNLDASRKDARALFAAAAAPPKSSETWRRTDYALWTLDAAKPAAPFSPFSAEAAARAAKAGAELLSLEEAAARHPDLVLPLLAPCADADYRRLELANLAAWRGGAFLRVPKGVRLSEPVLLGFRHEGEGPHYPRVLVVLEDGASADVVEEHTGDARVCAAFSRAVVGSGARLRCFYTQDLGRAAVHFWHGRVELAADARLEHYDLLLGGLQHKSALDVELLGRGAHSDIRAVMLGRGTQRFDAETRQLHRASRTTSDLLYRTALRERARSNYVGLIRIEREALGCEAYQSNRNLMLSEAARADTTPILEILTDDVRCKHGATAGPLDADQLYYLQTRGLSAEEAARTLVLGFFEPILGSLPDAALAERLRARVEEGL, encoded by the coding sequence ATGGAAACGAACCTCGACGCCTCCCGCAAGGACGCCCGGGCCCTCTTCGCCGCGGCCGCCGCGCCGCCGAAGAGCTCCGAGACCTGGCGCCGCACCGACTACGCGCTCTGGACGCTCGACGCGGCGAAGCCCGCCGCGCCTTTCTCTCCGTTCTCCGCGGAGGCGGCGGCGCGCGCGGCGAAGGCCGGCGCGGAGCTGCTCTCTCTCGAGGAGGCCGCGGCCCGCCATCCGGACCTCGTCCTGCCCCTGCTCGCGCCCTGCGCCGACGCCGACTACCGCCGCCTCGAGCTCGCCAACCTCGCCGCCTGGCGCGGCGGCGCGTTCCTGCGCGTGCCCAAGGGCGTGCGTCTTTCGGAGCCGGTGCTCCTGGGCTTCCGCCACGAGGGGGAGGGCCCGCACTACCCGCGCGTCCTCGTCGTGCTCGAGGACGGCGCCTCGGCGGACGTCGTCGAGGAGCATACGGGGGATGCGCGCGTCTGCGCCGCCTTCTCGCGCGCCGTCGTCGGGAGCGGCGCGCGCCTGCGCTGCTTCTACACCCAGGACCTGGGCCGCGCCGCCGTGCACTTCTGGCACGGGCGCGTCGAGCTCGCCGCCGACGCCCGCCTCGAGCACTACGACCTGCTCCTCGGAGGGCTCCAGCACAAGAGCGCGCTCGACGTCGAGCTCCTCGGCCGCGGGGCCCACAGCGACATCCGCGCGGTGATGCTCGGGCGCGGGACGCAGCGCTTCGACGCCGAGACGCGCCAGCTCCATCGCGCGTCGCGCACGACGAGCGACCTCCTCTACCGCACGGCCCTGCGCGAGAGGGCCCGCTCCAACTACGTCGGCCTCATCCGCATCGAGCGCGAGGCCCTCGGCTGCGAGGCCTACCAGTCCAACCGCAACCTCATGCTCTCCGAGGCCGCCCGCGCCGACACGACGCCGATCCTCGAGATCCTCACCGACGACGTGCGCTGCAAGCACGGCGCGACCGCCGGCCCGCTCGACGCCGACCAGCTCTACTACCTGCAGACCCGGGGACTCAGCGCCGAGGAGGCCGCGCGGACGCTCGTCCTCGGCTTCTTCGAGCCCATCCTCGGCAGCCTGCCCGACGCCGCGCTCGCCGAGCGCCTGCGCGCGCGGGTGGAGGAAGGCCTGTGA
- a CDS encoding bifunctional 5,10-methylenetetrahydrofolate dehydrogenase/5,10-methenyltetrahydrofolate cyclohydrolase encodes MSAKLLMGKDVSERLRVGLRARAAAVTEERGTAPRLAVVVVGGDEASQVYLRSKLQACKDSGIEAGVEAIPENVHEGQLLAILRHLGADPEVDGILLEQPLPKGLDLQRVVESIAPDKDVEGITPANLGRFYTAKTLAELRASGALAPCTAESVLQLVLSAVEKPAGLDAVVLGRSAIVGRPAAHLLSCADATVTLCHSRTRDVAAHVRRADIVVAAVGKRAFVQGGWIKPGAIVIDAGTHGSGKDVSGDVDFAAASENAAFITPVPGGVGPLTVTCLLENVVRSAERRAKAFEEA; translated from the coding sequence ATGAGCGCGAAACTCTTGATGGGAAAGGACGTCTCCGAGCGCCTGCGCGTCGGTCTGCGCGCGCGCGCGGCGGCGGTGACCGAGGAACGCGGCACCGCCCCCCGTCTCGCCGTGGTCGTGGTCGGCGGCGACGAGGCCTCGCAGGTCTACCTGCGCAGCAAGCTGCAGGCCTGCAAGGACTCCGGCATCGAGGCCGGGGTGGAGGCCATCCCCGAGAACGTCCACGAGGGACAGCTGCTCGCCATCCTGCGCCACCTCGGCGCGGACCCCGAGGTGGACGGCATCCTCCTCGAGCAGCCCCTGCCCAAGGGGCTCGACCTCCAGCGCGTCGTCGAGTCCATCGCCCCCGACAAGGACGTCGAGGGCATCACCCCGGCGAACCTCGGCCGCTTCTACACCGCGAAGACGCTCGCCGAACTGCGCGCCTCGGGCGCCCTGGCCCCCTGCACGGCCGAGTCCGTGCTCCAGCTCGTCCTCTCCGCGGTCGAGAAGCCCGCGGGTCTCGACGCGGTCGTCCTGGGCCGCTCCGCCATCGTCGGCCGTCCCGCCGCCCACCTGCTCTCCTGCGCCGACGCGACCGTGACGCTCTGCCACTCCCGCACCCGCGACGTCGCCGCGCACGTGCGCCGCGCCGACATCGTGGTCGCGGCCGTGGGCAAGCGCGCCTTCGTCCAGGGCGGCTGGATCAAGCCCGGCGCGATCGTCATCGACGCCGGGACCCACGGCTCCGGCAAGGACGTCAGCGGCGACGTGGACTTCGCGGCCGCCTCCGAGAACGCCGCCTTCATCACCCCGGTGCCCGGAGGGGTCGGCCCCCTCACCGTCACCTGCCTCCTCGAGAACGTCGTGCGCTCCGCCGAGCGCCGCGCGAAAGCCTTCGAAGAAGCGTAG
- a CDS encoding Rrf2 family transcriptional regulator: MRITSSVEYATRVMVRLSMLKENETMNADRLSVIENVPRDYIDQLMLRLRRAGLVQSRRGAQGGYALAKPSGKISLGMIVRAVEESVFDYVCDRYARGQRICKRTGDCGIRPVWRKLAAIVEAFLDRVTIEQISRDEPCMDARVEMLFASSPAFSKAARKTTKS; encoded by the coding sequence ATGAGGATCACCTCGTCCGTCGAATACGCGACCCGCGTCATGGTGCGGCTCTCCATGCTCAAGGAGAACGAGACGATGAACGCCGACCGCCTCTCGGTCATCGAGAACGTCCCGCGCGACTACATCGACCAGCTCATGCTGCGCCTGCGCCGCGCCGGCCTCGTCCAGAGCCGCCGGGGCGCCCAGGGCGGCTACGCGCTGGCGAAGCCCTCCGGGAAGATCTCGCTGGGGATGATCGTGCGCGCGGTCGAGGAGAGCGTCTTCGACTACGTCTGCGACCGCTACGCGCGCGGCCAGCGCATCTGCAAGCGGACCGGCGACTGCGGCATCCGCCCCGTCTGGCGCAAGCTCGCCGCCATCGTCGAGGCCTTCCTCGACCGCGTCACCATCGAGCAGATCAGCCGCGACGAGCCCTGCATGGACGCCCGCGTCGAGATGCTCTTCGCCTCGTCTCCCGCCTTCTCGAAGGCCGCGCGGAAAACCACGAAGTCGTGA
- a CDS encoding PHP domain-containing protein — translation MRRVDLHTHSNASDGGCSPAEVVRFAHGRKAELFALTDHDSVGGVLEAAAEAARLGLRFLPAVEVNTRDADNLHILGYGIDPASPALAARLEAFRGSRLLRIGRIVEKLRALGLALEVSDVLAEAKEPGRAVGRPHVADALRRKKIVSGRKEAFHRFLAPEKPAYVEPMGPTVREAIETIRAAGGWASLAHPYMAELEDVERYIGWGLEGIEVYYPSHTRAVTERLLDWAWRFGLTPTGGSDFHGPKSERCEIATVSMPQDVYDKLMERIGK, via the coding sequence GTGAGACGCGTCGACCTCCACACCCACTCGAACGCCTCCGACGGGGGCTGCTCGCCCGCCGAGGTCGTCCGTTTCGCCCACGGCCGCAAGGCCGAGCTCTTCGCCCTCACCGACCACGACTCCGTCGGCGGGGTCCTCGAGGCCGCGGCCGAGGCCGCCCGGCTCGGCCTGCGCTTCCTTCCGGCCGTCGAGGTCAACACCCGCGACGCCGACAACCTCCACATCCTCGGCTACGGCATCGACCCCGCCTCCCCGGCGCTTGCCGCCCGCCTGGAGGCCTTCCGGGGGTCGCGGCTGCTGCGCATCGGGCGCATCGTGGAGAAGCTCCGCGCGCTCGGGCTGGCCCTCGAGGTCTCCGACGTGCTCGCCGAGGCGAAGGAACCCGGCCGCGCGGTGGGCCGTCCGCACGTCGCCGACGCCCTGCGCCGCAAGAAGATCGTGAGCGGCCGCAAGGAGGCCTTCCACCGCTTCCTCGCGCCGGAGAAGCCCGCCTATGTCGAGCCCATGGGGCCCACCGTCCGGGAGGCCATCGAGACGATCCGCGCCGCCGGCGGCTGGGCGTCCCTCGCCCACCCCTACATGGCGGAGCTCGAGGACGTCGAGCGCTACATCGGCTGGGGACTCGAGGGAATCGAGGTATACTATCCCTCGCACACGCGGGCGGTGACGGAGCGCCTGCTCGACTGGGCCTGGCGCTTCGGGCTCACGCCGACCGGCGGCTCGGACTTCCACGGGCCGAAGAGCGAGCGCTGCGAGATCGCCACGGTGAGCATGCCGCAGGACGTCTACGACAAGCTGATGGAGAGGATCGGAAAGTGA
- a CDS encoding helix-turn-helix domain-containing protein, with product MAPKKRRKLPRKPFAGPPPEVMDIKMLAQYLGLGRSKIYNLIRLKKIPASRIGRQYRFSKGLIDQWLRERLITRPEEPQISLFKQSAK from the coding sequence ATGGCCCCTAAGAAGCGCCGCAAGCTCCCGCGCAAGCCGTTCGCAGGACCTCCCCCCGAGGTCATGGACATCAAGATGCTCGCACAGTATCTCGGGCTCGGCCGTTCCAAGATCTACAACCTCATCCGCCTCAAGAAGATCCCGGCCTCGCGCATCGGGCGGCAGTACCGCTTCTCCAAAGGCCTCATCGACCAGTGGCTGCGCGAGCGCCTCATCACCCGTCCCGAGGAGCCGCAGATATCCCTATTCAAGCAGTCCGCAAAATAA
- a CDS encoding SUF system NifU family Fe-S cluster assembly protein, whose protein sequence is MAEGDSELQDLYREVLIDYFRTGTHKGCVHNPQLRSHGVNPLCGDDIELTASVKDGRLAQVRFSGHGCVISQASSAMMAEALEGKTLEEARGLIGSFKAFMLENASPESLPEPLEEVRALDGVRRFPVRIKCSLLAWNTLLQALEKKEGA, encoded by the coding sequence ATGGCCGAAGGCGATTCCGAGCTCCAGGACCTCTACCGCGAGGTGCTCATCGACTATTTCCGCACGGGGACCCACAAGGGCTGCGTGCACAACCCGCAGCTGCGCTCGCACGGGGTCAACCCGCTCTGCGGCGACGACATCGAGCTGACCGCCTCCGTGAAGGACGGCCGGCTCGCGCAGGTGCGCTTCAGCGGCCACGGCTGCGTCATCAGCCAGGCTTCCTCCGCCATGATGGCCGAGGCCCTCGAGGGCAAGACGCTCGAGGAGGCGCGCGGGCTCATCGGCTCCTTCAAGGCCTTCATGCTCGAGAACGCCTCCCCCGAGTCCCTGCCCGAGCCGCTCGAGGAGGTCCGGGCGCTCGACGGCGTGCGCCGCTTCCCGGTCCGCATCAAGTGCTCGCTCCTGGCCTGGAACACGCTCCTGCAGGCCTTGGAAAAGAAGGAGGGCGCATGA
- a CDS encoding cysteine desulfurase: MSDPLDVQGIRKDFPILQRVVRGKPLVYLDNAATTQRPRQVVEMFTHFYGLHNANVHRGVHTLSGEATILSDNARAKIARFIGARDPRTLVFTRNTTESINLVARSWGDKALKPGDELLLTEIEHHSNLVPWQMLAARTGAKLVFVPPEADGTLTAATAERFFTPKTRLFAFTALSNALGTVSPLAELVALARAKGVVSLVDGAQWVPHRPTDVSALGCDFLAFSAHKMFGPTGIGALYGRRELLEEMDPFLGGGDMISEVWLDRATWNELPYKFEAGTPNIAGAIAFGVAVEYLHALGFEALEAHERALTERTLEILREAGDVTVYGPPDAAKRGGAVSFNVADVHPHDVGQIFDSEGVAVRVGHHCCQPLMRRLKVPGTVRASFYAYNTLEELDAFARALRKVKGFFKVGTR; the protein is encoded by the coding sequence GTGAGCGACCCTCTCGACGTCCAAGGCATCCGCAAGGACTTCCCCATCCTTCAGCGCGTCGTGCGCGGCAAGCCGCTCGTCTACCTCGACAACGCCGCGACGACCCAGCGCCCGCGCCAGGTCGTGGAGATGTTCACCCACTTCTACGGCCTCCACAACGCCAACGTCCACCGCGGCGTGCACACCCTCTCCGGGGAGGCCACCATCCTCTCCGACAACGCGCGGGCCAAGATCGCGCGCTTCATCGGCGCGCGCGACCCGCGCACCCTCGTCTTCACCCGCAACACGACGGAGTCCATCAACCTCGTGGCGCGCTCCTGGGGCGACAAGGCGCTGAAGCCCGGCGATGAGCTCCTGCTCACCGAGATCGAGCACCACTCGAACCTCGTGCCCTGGCAGATGCTCGCCGCCCGCACCGGCGCGAAGCTCGTCTTCGTCCCGCCGGAGGCCGACGGGACGCTCACCGCGGCGACGGCCGAGCGCTTCTTCACGCCGAAGACCCGGCTCTTCGCCTTCACGGCGCTCTCCAACGCGCTGGGCACGGTCTCCCCGCTCGCGGAGCTCGTCGCCCTCGCCCGCGCGAAGGGCGTCGTGTCCCTGGTCGACGGCGCCCAGTGGGTGCCGCACCGGCCCACCGACGTCTCCGCGCTCGGCTGCGACTTCCTCGCCTTCTCCGCGCACAAGATGTTCGGCCCGACCGGCATCGGCGCGCTCTACGGCCGCCGCGAGCTCCTCGAGGAGATGGACCCCTTCCTCGGCGGCGGCGACATGATCTCCGAGGTCTGGCTCGACCGCGCGACCTGGAACGAGCTGCCCTACAAGTTCGAGGCCGGCACGCCGAACATCGCGGGCGCCATCGCCTTCGGCGTCGCCGTCGAGTATCTGCACGCCCTCGGCTTCGAGGCCCTCGAGGCGCACGAGCGCGCGCTGACCGAGCGCACGCTCGAGATCCTGCGCGAGGCGGGGGACGTGACGGTCTACGGCCCGCCGGACGCCGCGAAGCGCGGCGGGGCCGTCTCCTTCAACGTCGCCGACGTCCATCCGCACGACGTGGGCCAGATCTTCGACTCCGAGGGCGTCGCCGTGCGCGTCGGGCACCACTGCTGCCAGCCGCTCATGCGGCGGCTCAAGGTCCCGGGCACGGTCCGCGCCAGCTTCTACGCCTACAACACCCTCGAGGAGCTCGACGCCTTCGCGCGGGCCCTGCGCAAGGTGAAGGGATTCTTCAAAGTAGGGACGAGGTAA
- a CDS encoding metal-sulfur cluster assembly factor, with product MSDAPETPKPAPATPAAEVTFKAVGAAIVPVQDPEIRIGIADLGLIYGAELAKDPQGGGTRVRVRMSLTSPACPYGPMLLASVHAAIAKIPGVTDVDVDLAFDPMWDPRTMASDEAKDQLGIF from the coding sequence ATGAGCGACGCTCCCGAGACTCCGAAGCCGGCTCCGGCGACCCCGGCCGCCGAAGTGACCTTCAAGGCCGTCGGCGCGGCCATCGTCCCCGTGCAGGACCCCGAGATCCGCATCGGCATCGCGGACCTGGGGCTCATCTACGGGGCCGAGCTCGCGAAGGACCCGCAGGGGGGAGGGACGCGGGTGCGCGTGCGCATGAGCCTGACCTCGCCCGCCTGCCCCTACGGGCCGATGCTGCTGGCCTCCGTGCACGCCGCGATCGCGAAGATCCCGGGCGTCACGGACGTGGACGTCGACCTGGCCTTCGACCCGATGTGGGACCCGCGGACGATGGCGAGCGACGAGGCGAAGGACCAGCTGGGCATCTTCTAG